Proteins co-encoded in one Gopherus evgoodei ecotype Sinaloan lineage chromosome 4, rGopEvg1_v1.p, whole genome shotgun sequence genomic window:
- the STX3 gene encoding syntaxin-3 isoform X6: MKDRLEQLKAKQDQDDDADDVEIAIENTGFMDEFFSEIEETRQNIEKIAENVEGAKKLYSIILSAPIPEQKTKDDLEQLTAEIKKIANSVRNKLKSMERSIEQDEVQSSADLRIRKSQHSVLSRKFVDVMTKYNEAQVDFRERSKGRIQRQLEITGKNTTDEELEEMLESGNPSIFTSGIMDSQISKQALSEIEGRHRDIVQLESSIKELHDMFVDIAMLVENQGAMIDRIETNMDQSVGFVERAVADTKKAVKYQSEARRKKIMIMICCIILAIILASTIGGIFA; this comes from the exons AAGCAGGACCAGGATGACGATGCTGACGATGTGGAGATTGCCATCGAGAACACGGGGTTCATGGACGAGTTCTTCtctgag ATTGAAGAAACCCGACAAAATATTGAGAAAATTGCAGAGAATGTGGAGGGGGCAAAAAAGCTGTACAGTATCATCCTGTCCGCCCCCATCCCTGAGCAAA AGACAAAAGATGACCTGGAGCAGCTCACGGCAGAGATCAAGAAAATAGCCAACAGCGTCCGAAACAAGCTTAAGA GCATGGAGCGGAGCATCGAGCAGGATGAGGTCCAGTCGTCAGCAGATCTGCGGATACGGAAATCCCAG cattctGTTCTCTCCCGGAAGTTTGTCGATGTGATGACCAAGTACAACGAGGCACAAGTTGACTTCCGGGAACGGAGCAAAGGGCGGATCCAGCGGCAGCTCGAGATTA CTGGGAAGAATACGACAgatgaggagctggaggagatgcTAGAGAGTGGAAACCCCTCAATATTCACATCTGGG ATCATGGATTCACAGATCTCGAAGCAGGCGCTGAGTGAGATTGAGGGGCGGCACAGGGACATTGTGCAACTTGAGAGCAGCATCAAGGAGCTTCACGACATGTTCGTGGACATTGCCATGCTGGTGGAAAACCAG GGAGCCATGATCGACCGCATAGAGACCAACATGGACCAGTCGGTGGGCTTTGTGGAACGGGCCGTGGCTGACACCAAAAAGGCTGTGAAATACCAGAGCGAGGCCAGAAGG AAGAAGATCATGATCATGATCTGTTGTATCATCCTGGCCATCATCCTGGCTTCCACCATTGGGGGCATCTTCGCCTGA
- the STX3 gene encoding syntaxin-3 isoform X2 has product MKDRLEQLKAKQDQDDDADDVEIAIENTGFMDEFFSEIEETRQNIEKIAENVEGAKKLYSIILSAPIPEQKTKDDLEQLTAEIKKIANSVRNKLKSMERSIEQDEVQSSADLRIRKSQHSVLSRKFVDVMTKYNEAQVDFRERSKGRIQRQLEITGKNTTDEELEEMLESGNPSIFTSGIMDSQISKQALSEIEGRHRDIVQLESSIKELHDMFVDIAMLVENQGGVLDNIELNMMHAVDHIERARDETKKALVYKKKAHKTLLILVVSFFPRDPPRVPHADLLLPLPFLDLLITACPLGSAVNISLWVELFLIALSGRAGSPFIS; this is encoded by the exons AAGCAGGACCAGGATGACGATGCTGACGATGTGGAGATTGCCATCGAGAACACGGGGTTCATGGACGAGTTCTTCtctgag ATTGAAGAAACCCGACAAAATATTGAGAAAATTGCAGAGAATGTGGAGGGGGCAAAAAAGCTGTACAGTATCATCCTGTCCGCCCCCATCCCTGAGCAAA AGACAAAAGATGACCTGGAGCAGCTCACGGCAGAGATCAAGAAAATAGCCAACAGCGTCCGAAACAAGCTTAAGA GCATGGAGCGGAGCATCGAGCAGGATGAGGTCCAGTCGTCAGCAGATCTGCGGATACGGAAATCCCAG cattctGTTCTCTCCCGGAAGTTTGTCGATGTGATGACCAAGTACAACGAGGCACAAGTTGACTTCCGGGAACGGAGCAAAGGGCGGATCCAGCGGCAGCTCGAGATTA CTGGGAAGAATACGACAgatgaggagctggaggagatgcTAGAGAGTGGAAACCCCTCAATATTCACATCTGGG ATCATGGATTCACAGATCTCGAAGCAGGCGCTGAGTGAGATTGAGGGGCGGCACAGGGACATTGTGCAACTTGAGAGCAGCATCAAGGAGCTTCACGACATGTTCGTGGACATTGCCATGCTGGTGGAAAACCAG GGTGGGGTCCTAGATAACATAGAGCTGAACATGATGCATGCGGTAGACCACATAGAGAGAGCGCGCGATGAGACCAAAAAGGCTCTGGTATACAAGAAAAAGGCACACAAG ACACTCCTGATCTTGGTGGTGAGCTTTTTCCCTCGTGATCCTCCTCGTGTCCCACACGCCGACCTCCTGCTCCCTCTGCCTTTCCTGGACCTGCTAATCACAGCCTGCCCTCTGGGCTCTGCTGTGAATATTTCCCTTTGGGTGGAGCTTTTCCTAATAGCACTTTCTGGGAGAGCTGGCAGCCCATTCATCAGCTAG
- the STX3 gene encoding syntaxin-3 isoform X1, with translation MKDRLEQLKAKQDQDDDADDVEIAIENTGFMDEFFSEIEETRQNIEKIAENVEGAKKLYSIILSAPIPEQKTKDDLEQLTAEIKKIANSVRNKLKSMERSIEQDEVQSSADLRIRKSQHSVLSRKFVDVMTKYNEAQVDFRERSKGRIQRQLEITGKNTTDEELEEMLESGNPSIFTSGIMDSQISKQALSEIEGRHRDIVQLESSIKELHDMFVDIAMLVENQGGVLDNIELNMMHAVDHIERARDETKKALVYKKKAHKGSSKASPQGCWLQTTLLILVVSFFPRDPPRVPHADLLLPLPFLDLLITACPLGSAVNISLWVELFLIALSGRAGSPFIS, from the exons AAGCAGGACCAGGATGACGATGCTGACGATGTGGAGATTGCCATCGAGAACACGGGGTTCATGGACGAGTTCTTCtctgag ATTGAAGAAACCCGACAAAATATTGAGAAAATTGCAGAGAATGTGGAGGGGGCAAAAAAGCTGTACAGTATCATCCTGTCCGCCCCCATCCCTGAGCAAA AGACAAAAGATGACCTGGAGCAGCTCACGGCAGAGATCAAGAAAATAGCCAACAGCGTCCGAAACAAGCTTAAGA GCATGGAGCGGAGCATCGAGCAGGATGAGGTCCAGTCGTCAGCAGATCTGCGGATACGGAAATCCCAG cattctGTTCTCTCCCGGAAGTTTGTCGATGTGATGACCAAGTACAACGAGGCACAAGTTGACTTCCGGGAACGGAGCAAAGGGCGGATCCAGCGGCAGCTCGAGATTA CTGGGAAGAATACGACAgatgaggagctggaggagatgcTAGAGAGTGGAAACCCCTCAATATTCACATCTGGG ATCATGGATTCACAGATCTCGAAGCAGGCGCTGAGTGAGATTGAGGGGCGGCACAGGGACATTGTGCAACTTGAGAGCAGCATCAAGGAGCTTCACGACATGTTCGTGGACATTGCCATGCTGGTGGAAAACCAG GGTGGGGTCCTAGATAACATAGAGCTGAACATGATGCATGCGGTAGACCACATAGAGAGAGCGCGCGATGAGACCAAAAAGGCTCTGGTATACAAGAAAAAGGCACACAAG GGCTCAAGTAAAGCTAGCCCCCAGGGTTGCTGGCTCCAAACT ACACTCCTGATCTTGGTGGTGAGCTTTTTCCCTCGTGATCCTCCTCGTGTCCCACACGCCGACCTCCTGCTCCCTCTGCCTTTCCTGGACCTGCTAATCACAGCCTGCCCTCTGGGCTCTGCTGTGAATATTTCCCTTTGGGTGGAGCTTTTCCTAATAGCACTTTCTGGGAGAGCTGGCAGCCCATTCATCAGCTAG
- the STX3 gene encoding syntaxin-3 isoform X3 has translation MDEFFSEIEETRQNIEKIAENVEGAKKLYSIILSAPIPEQKTKDDLEQLTAEIKKIANSVRNKLKSMERSIEQDEVQSSADLRIRKSQHSVLSRKFVDVMTKYNEAQVDFRERSKGRIQRQLEITGKNTTDEELEEMLESGNPSIFTSGIMDSQISKQALSEIEGRHRDIVQLESSIKELHDMFVDIAMLVENQGGVLDNIELNMMHAVDHIERARDETKKALVYKKKAHKGSSKASPQGCWLQTTLLILVVSFFPRDPPRVPHADLLLPLPFLDLLITACPLGSAVNISLWVELFLIALSGRAGSPFIS, from the exons ATGGACGAGTTCTTCtctgag ATTGAAGAAACCCGACAAAATATTGAGAAAATTGCAGAGAATGTGGAGGGGGCAAAAAAGCTGTACAGTATCATCCTGTCCGCCCCCATCCCTGAGCAAA AGACAAAAGATGACCTGGAGCAGCTCACGGCAGAGATCAAGAAAATAGCCAACAGCGTCCGAAACAAGCTTAAGA GCATGGAGCGGAGCATCGAGCAGGATGAGGTCCAGTCGTCAGCAGATCTGCGGATACGGAAATCCCAG cattctGTTCTCTCCCGGAAGTTTGTCGATGTGATGACCAAGTACAACGAGGCACAAGTTGACTTCCGGGAACGGAGCAAAGGGCGGATCCAGCGGCAGCTCGAGATTA CTGGGAAGAATACGACAgatgaggagctggaggagatgcTAGAGAGTGGAAACCCCTCAATATTCACATCTGGG ATCATGGATTCACAGATCTCGAAGCAGGCGCTGAGTGAGATTGAGGGGCGGCACAGGGACATTGTGCAACTTGAGAGCAGCATCAAGGAGCTTCACGACATGTTCGTGGACATTGCCATGCTGGTGGAAAACCAG GGTGGGGTCCTAGATAACATAGAGCTGAACATGATGCATGCGGTAGACCACATAGAGAGAGCGCGCGATGAGACCAAAAAGGCTCTGGTATACAAGAAAAAGGCACACAAG GGCTCAAGTAAAGCTAGCCCCCAGGGTTGCTGGCTCCAAACT ACACTCCTGATCTTGGTGGTGAGCTTTTTCCCTCGTGATCCTCCTCGTGTCCCACACGCCGACCTCCTGCTCCCTCTGCCTTTCCTGGACCTGCTAATCACAGCCTGCCCTCTGGGCTCTGCTGTGAATATTTCCCTTTGGGTGGAGCTTTTCCTAATAGCACTTTCTGGGAGAGCTGGCAGCCCATTCATCAGCTAG
- the STX3 gene encoding syntaxin-3 isoform X5: MKDRLEQLKAKQDQDDDADDVEIAIENTGFMDEFFSEIEETRQNIEKIAENVEGAKKLYSIILSAPIPEQKTKDDLEQLTAEIKKIANSVRNKLKSMERSIEQDEVQSSADLRIRKSQHSVLSRKFVDVMTKYNEAQVDFRERSKGRIQRQLEITGKNTTDEELEEMLESGNPSIFTSGIMDSQISKQALSEIEGRHRDIVQLESSIKELHDMFVDIAMLVENQGGVLDNIELNMMHAVDHIERARDETKKALVYKKKAHKKMIIIIVVVVVLLAIVALIIGLSVGLK, encoded by the exons AAGCAGGACCAGGATGACGATGCTGACGATGTGGAGATTGCCATCGAGAACACGGGGTTCATGGACGAGTTCTTCtctgag ATTGAAGAAACCCGACAAAATATTGAGAAAATTGCAGAGAATGTGGAGGGGGCAAAAAAGCTGTACAGTATCATCCTGTCCGCCCCCATCCCTGAGCAAA AGACAAAAGATGACCTGGAGCAGCTCACGGCAGAGATCAAGAAAATAGCCAACAGCGTCCGAAACAAGCTTAAGA GCATGGAGCGGAGCATCGAGCAGGATGAGGTCCAGTCGTCAGCAGATCTGCGGATACGGAAATCCCAG cattctGTTCTCTCCCGGAAGTTTGTCGATGTGATGACCAAGTACAACGAGGCACAAGTTGACTTCCGGGAACGGAGCAAAGGGCGGATCCAGCGGCAGCTCGAGATTA CTGGGAAGAATACGACAgatgaggagctggaggagatgcTAGAGAGTGGAAACCCCTCAATATTCACATCTGGG ATCATGGATTCACAGATCTCGAAGCAGGCGCTGAGTGAGATTGAGGGGCGGCACAGGGACATTGTGCAACTTGAGAGCAGCATCAAGGAGCTTCACGACATGTTCGTGGACATTGCCATGCTGGTGGAAAACCAG GGTGGGGTCCTAGATAACATAGAGCTGAACATGATGCATGCGGTAGACCACATAGAGAGAGCGCGCGATGAGACCAAAAAGGCTCTGGTATACAAGAAAAAGGCACACAAG AAAATGATAATTATCATTGTGGTAGTGGTTGTCTTGCTCGCAATAGTAGCTCTGATTATTGGACTTTCCGTAGGGCTCAAGTAA
- the STX3 gene encoding syntaxin-3 isoform X7 — protein MKDRLEQLKAKQDQDDDADDVEIAIENTGFMDEFFSEIEETRQNIEKIAENVEGAKKLYSIILSAPIPEQKTKDDLEQLTAEIKKIANSVRNKLKSMERSIEQDEVQSSADLRIRKSQHSVLSRKFVDVMTKYNEAQVDFRERSKGRIQRQLEITGKNTTDEELEEMLESGNPSIFTSGIMDSQISKQALSEIEGRHRDIVQLESSIKELHDMFVDIAMLVENQGAMIDRIETNMDQSVGFVERAVADTKKAVKYQSEARRPPPPSLVPHSPDTESLHV, from the exons AAGCAGGACCAGGATGACGATGCTGACGATGTGGAGATTGCCATCGAGAACACGGGGTTCATGGACGAGTTCTTCtctgag ATTGAAGAAACCCGACAAAATATTGAGAAAATTGCAGAGAATGTGGAGGGGGCAAAAAAGCTGTACAGTATCATCCTGTCCGCCCCCATCCCTGAGCAAA AGACAAAAGATGACCTGGAGCAGCTCACGGCAGAGATCAAGAAAATAGCCAACAGCGTCCGAAACAAGCTTAAGA GCATGGAGCGGAGCATCGAGCAGGATGAGGTCCAGTCGTCAGCAGATCTGCGGATACGGAAATCCCAG cattctGTTCTCTCCCGGAAGTTTGTCGATGTGATGACCAAGTACAACGAGGCACAAGTTGACTTCCGGGAACGGAGCAAAGGGCGGATCCAGCGGCAGCTCGAGATTA CTGGGAAGAATACGACAgatgaggagctggaggagatgcTAGAGAGTGGAAACCCCTCAATATTCACATCTGGG ATCATGGATTCACAGATCTCGAAGCAGGCGCTGAGTGAGATTGAGGGGCGGCACAGGGACATTGTGCAACTTGAGAGCAGCATCAAGGAGCTTCACGACATGTTCGTGGACATTGCCATGCTGGTGGAAAACCAG GGAGCCATGATCGACCGCATAGAGACCAACATGGACCAGTCGGTGGGCTTTGTGGAACGGGCCGTGGCTGACACCAAAAAGGCTGTGAAATACCAGAGCGAGGCCAGAAGG cctcctcctccctcacttGTCCCCCACAGCCCGGACACTGAGTCCCTCCATGTATGA
- the STX3 gene encoding syntaxin-3 isoform X4 encodes MKDRLEQLKAKQDQDDDADDVEIAIENTGFMDEFFSEIEETRQNIEKIAENVEGAKKLYSIILSAPIPEQKTKDDLEQLTAEIKKIANSVRNKLKSMERSIEQDEVQSSADLRIRKSQHSVLSRKFVDVMTKYNEAQVDFRERSKGRIQRQLEITGKNTTDEELEEMLESGNPSIFTSGIMDSQISKQALSEIEGRHRDIVQLESSIKELHDMFVDIAMLVENQGAMIDRIETNMDQSVGFVERAVADTKKAVKYQSEARRVRTTNHNPIQSPHPANQWSRLTLLRCYPILNNPTNQNPTPSSLPYHQS; translated from the exons AAGCAGGACCAGGATGACGATGCTGACGATGTGGAGATTGCCATCGAGAACACGGGGTTCATGGACGAGTTCTTCtctgag ATTGAAGAAACCCGACAAAATATTGAGAAAATTGCAGAGAATGTGGAGGGGGCAAAAAAGCTGTACAGTATCATCCTGTCCGCCCCCATCCCTGAGCAAA AGACAAAAGATGACCTGGAGCAGCTCACGGCAGAGATCAAGAAAATAGCCAACAGCGTCCGAAACAAGCTTAAGA GCATGGAGCGGAGCATCGAGCAGGATGAGGTCCAGTCGTCAGCAGATCTGCGGATACGGAAATCCCAG cattctGTTCTCTCCCGGAAGTTTGTCGATGTGATGACCAAGTACAACGAGGCACAAGTTGACTTCCGGGAACGGAGCAAAGGGCGGATCCAGCGGCAGCTCGAGATTA CTGGGAAGAATACGACAgatgaggagctggaggagatgcTAGAGAGTGGAAACCCCTCAATATTCACATCTGGG ATCATGGATTCACAGATCTCGAAGCAGGCGCTGAGTGAGATTGAGGGGCGGCACAGGGACATTGTGCAACTTGAGAGCAGCATCAAGGAGCTTCACGACATGTTCGTGGACATTGCCATGCTGGTGGAAAACCAG GGAGCCATGATCGACCGCATAGAGACCAACATGGACCAGTCGGTGGGCTTTGTGGAACGGGCCGTGGCTGACACCAAAAAGGCTGTGAAATACCAGAGCGAGGCCAGAAGGGTGAGAACAACAAATCACAACCCCATCCAGTCTCCACATCCTGCCAATCAATGGTCCCGTCTCACCCTTCTCAGATGCTATCCAATCTTGAATAATCCCACCAACCAAAACCCCACCCCATCTAGTCTTCCATACCACCAATCATAG